In Janibacter sp. CX7, a single genomic region encodes these proteins:
- a CDS encoding 2-oxoacid:acceptor oxidoreductase subunit alpha, whose translation MSSTATTQAKDRVIIRFAGDSGDGMQLTGDRFTADSAALGNDLSTLPNFPAEIRAPQGTIPGVSSFQLHFASWDILTPGDAPDVLVAMNPAALKANLGDVPRGATIIVNTDEFTTRNLKKVGWTTSPVEDDSLESWHVHAVPLTSITVEALADFDTLTRKEKERAKNMFALGLLSWMYSRPTTATEDFLASKFGAKPDILAANLAALRAGWNYGETTEDFAVPFTVAAAPTPPGTYRNITGNTALSLGLVAGAHRAGRPLVLGSYPITPASDILHSLSGLKRHGVTTVQAEDEIAGIGVALGASFGGAVGVTTTSGPGVALKSETIGLAVSLELPLVIVDVQRGGPSTGLPTKTEQSDLLQAMFGRNGESPVPIVAPQTSADCFDAALEAVRIATTYRTPVFLLSDGYLANGSEPWQVPQVADLPSFPVELASEPNATDAKGNPTFHPYVRDEETLARPWAVPGTPGLEHRIGGIEKDAVTGNISYDPDNHDLMVRTRQAKVDKIADSIGDLEVDDPSGEAKVLVLGWGSTYGPNLAAVRRLRAAGKSVAHAHLRHLNPFPANTGEVLQRYERVIVPEMNLGQLAMLLRAKYLVDVRSHTSVRGLPFKVADLAEVIDAALQEVTA comes from the coding sequence ATGAGCAGTACTGCGACGACCCAGGCCAAGGACCGCGTCATCATCCGCTTCGCCGGCGACTCCGGCGACGGCATGCAGCTGACCGGCGACCGGTTCACGGCCGACAGCGCGGCGCTGGGCAACGACCTGTCGACCCTGCCCAACTTCCCCGCCGAGATCCGCGCGCCCCAGGGCACGATCCCCGGCGTCAGCTCCTTCCAGCTGCACTTCGCCAGCTGGGACATCCTCACCCCCGGCGACGCCCCCGACGTGCTCGTCGCGATGAACCCCGCGGCGCTCAAGGCCAACCTCGGTGACGTGCCGCGCGGCGCGACGATCATCGTCAACACCGACGAGTTCACGACGCGCAACCTCAAGAAGGTCGGCTGGACGACCAGCCCGGTCGAGGACGACAGCCTCGAGTCGTGGCACGTGCACGCCGTGCCGCTGACCTCGATCACCGTCGAGGCGCTCGCGGACTTCGACACCCTGACCCGCAAGGAGAAGGAGCGGGCGAAGAACATGTTCGCCCTCGGCCTGCTGTCGTGGATGTACTCGCGTCCGACGACGGCCACCGAGGACTTCCTCGCCTCGAAGTTCGGCGCCAAGCCCGACATCCTCGCCGCCAACCTCGCCGCGCTGCGCGCCGGGTGGAACTACGGCGAGACGACCGAGGACTTCGCCGTCCCCTTCACCGTCGCCGCGGCGCCGACGCCGCCCGGCACCTACCGCAACATCACCGGCAACACCGCGCTCTCTCTCGGCCTCGTCGCCGGTGCCCACCGCGCGGGCCGCCCGCTCGTGCTCGGCTCCTACCCGATCACCCCGGCGAGCGACATCCTGCACAGCCTCTCCGGTCTCAAGCGCCACGGCGTGACGACCGTGCAGGCCGAGGACGAGATCGCCGGCATCGGCGTCGCGCTCGGTGCCTCCTTCGGCGGTGCGGTCGGCGTGACGACGACCTCCGGCCCGGGCGTCGCCCTGAAGTCCGAGACGATCGGCCTCGCGGTGAGCCTCGAGCTGCCCCTCGTCATCGTCGACGTGCAGCGCGGCGGACCCTCGACGGGTCTGCCGACGAAGACCGAGCAGTCCGACCTGCTGCAGGCGATGTTCGGTCGCAACGGCGAGTCGCCGGTGCCGATCGTCGCGCCGCAGACCTCGGCCGACTGCTTCGACGCGGCGCTGGAGGCGGTGCGCATCGCGACGACCTACCGCACCCCGGTCTTCCTGCTCTCCGACGGCTACCTGGCCAACGGCTCCGAGCCGTGGCAGGTCCCGCAGGTCGCCGACCTGCCGTCCTTCCCCGTCGAGCTGGCCAGCGAGCCCAATGCCACCGACGCCAAGGGCAACCCGACCTTCCACCCCTACGTCCGCGACGAGGAGACCCTCGCCCGGCCGTGGGCGGTGCCCGGCACCCCCGGCCTCGAGCACCGCATCGGCGGGATCGAGAAGGACGCGGTCACCGGCAACATCTCCTACGACCCCGACAACCACGACCTCATGGTCCGCACCCGCCAGGCCAAGGTCGACAAGATCGCCGACTCCATCGGTGACCTCGAGGTCGACGACCCGAGCGGCGAGGCCAAGGTCCTCGTCCTCGGCTGGGGCTCGACCTACGGGCCCAACCTCGCGGCGGTCCGCCGCCTGCGCGCGGCCGGCAAGAGCGTCGCCCACGCGCACCTGCGCCACCTCAACCCCTTCCCGGCCAACACCGGCGAGGTCCTCCAGCGCTACGAGCGCGTCATCGTGCCCGAGATGAACCTCGGTCAGCTGGCGATGCTGCTGCGCGCGAAGTACCTCGTCGACGTCCGGTCCCACACCTCGGTCCGCGGTCTGCCCTTCAAGGTCGCCGACCTGGCCGAGGTCATCGACGCTGCCCTCCAGGAGGTCACGGCATGA
- a CDS encoding 2-oxoacid:ferredoxin oxidoreductase subunit beta → MSIDLGIPTVASGTAGVPTLPEGEKQTRKDFASDQEVRWCPGCGDYAILAAVQGFLPELGLRKENITFVSGIGCSSRFPYYLDTYGMHSIHGRAPAIATGLATSRPDLSVWVVTGDGDALSIGGNHLIHAMRRNVNMTILLFNNRIYGLTKGQYSPTSQPGLVTKSSPMGSVDAPFNPISLALGAEGTFVARTMDSDRKHLTEVLKAAAAHRGTSIVEIYQNCPIFNDGAFELIKDVEQQKARLVHLRDGEPVAIGDEGERELLVRGEGGSVRFVPEAEVSEQGLADQVVVHDVTLSDPSQAFSISRLDSESMTHVPMGIFRAVDRPTYDDQTRAQVESAVDLAGGPATDDDLQALLHGKDTWTVE, encoded by the coding sequence ATGAGCATCGATCTCGGCATCCCCACGGTGGCGTCCGGCACGGCCGGCGTCCCGACCCTCCCCGAGGGCGAGAAGCAGACCCGCAAGGACTTCGCCTCCGACCAGGAGGTGCGCTGGTGCCCCGGCTGCGGTGACTACGCGATCCTCGCGGCCGTCCAGGGCTTCCTGCCCGAGCTCGGCCTGCGCAAGGAGAACATCACCTTCGTCTCCGGCATCGGCTGCTCCTCGCGCTTCCCGTACTACCTCGACACCTACGGCATGCACTCGATCCACGGGCGCGCCCCGGCGATCGCGACGGGACTGGCGACGAGCCGCCCCGACCTGTCGGTGTGGGTCGTCACCGGTGACGGCGACGCCCTGTCCATCGGTGGCAACCACCTGATCCACGCGATGCGGCGCAACGTCAACATGACGATCCTGCTCTTCAACAACCGCATCTACGGCCTGACCAAGGGCCAGTACAGCCCGACCTCGCAGCCGGGTCTGGTCACCAAGTCCTCCCCCATGGGCTCCGTCGACGCCCCCTTCAACCCCATCTCGCTGGCGCTCGGTGCCGAGGGCACCTTCGTCGCGCGGACGATGGACTCCGACCGCAAGCACCTCACCGAGGTGCTCAAGGCCGCTGCGGCACACCGCGGCACGTCCATCGTCGAGATCTACCAGAACTGCCCGATCTTCAACGACGGCGCCTTCGAGCTCATCAAGGACGTCGAGCAGCAGAAGGCGCGTCTGGTGCACCTGCGCGACGGCGAGCCGGTCGCCATCGGCGACGAGGGCGAGCGCGAGCTGCTGGTCCGCGGCGAAGGGGGCTCCGTCCGCTTCGTGCCGGAGGCCGAGGTCTCCGAGCAGGGGCTGGCCGACCAGGTCGTCGTCCACGACGTCACCCTGTCGGACCCGAGCCAGGCCTTCTCGATCAGCCGGCTGGACTCCGAGTCGATGACGCACGTGCCGATGGGCATCTTCCGTGCCGTCGACCGGCCGACCTACGACGACCAGACCCGCGCGCAGGTCGAGTCCGCGGTCGACCTCGCCGGCGGCCCGGCCACCGACGACGACCTGCAGGCGCTGCTCCACGGCAAGGACACCTGGACCGTCGAGTAG
- a CDS encoding D-arabinono-1,4-lactone oxidase, producing the protein MRSRRRHTWSNWAGNVTDSAEAVAPRTPEEVAEAVRSAAGEGRRIRPVGSGHSFTAIAQADELRLDLHHLSGIVSADRHTGRVRVLAGTPLRILNQALDWLGLAMPNLGDIDAQTLAGATSTGTHGTGAGLPGLAAGIVGLQLVTPDGQERWVDESDPELFGAARVGLGALGVVTEIELACLPAYRLRAVESPDELDVVLPRIQEHFDAHRHFEMYWFPGTGRVQTKANDLVPDEVDEPLPEWRRRLDDELLSNTVFGAVNRVLAHAPRAVLPFNAVAARALSQRSYTAPSHEVFVTPRTVRFVESEYAVPREAVADVLTDLRAWVERRREPISFPVEVRVAAPDDIWLSTGHERANAYVAVHQHVRGADPTAYFAAFEEIVAAHAGRPHWGKLHTLDAERLAALYPRHGDFVALRDRLDPDRILANDYLTRVLGD; encoded by the coding sequence ATGAGGTCTCGCCGACGGCACACGTGGTCCAACTGGGCCGGCAATGTCACGGACAGCGCCGAGGCGGTGGCCCCACGCACCCCGGAGGAGGTCGCCGAGGCGGTCCGCTCCGCGGCGGGCGAAGGGCGGCGCATCCGCCCCGTCGGCAGCGGCCACTCCTTCACGGCCATCGCGCAGGCCGACGAGCTGCGGCTCGACCTGCACCACCTGTCGGGCATCGTCTCGGCCGACCGGCACACCGGGCGGGTCCGGGTGCTGGCGGGGACCCCCCTTCGCATCCTCAACCAGGCCCTCGACTGGCTCGGGCTGGCCATGCCCAACCTCGGCGACATCGACGCCCAGACCCTCGCCGGCGCCACGTCGACCGGCACCCACGGGACCGGCGCCGGGCTGCCGGGGCTCGCCGCGGGCATCGTCGGGCTGCAGCTCGTCACGCCCGACGGGCAGGAGCGGTGGGTCGACGAGAGCGACCCGGAGCTCTTCGGGGCGGCGCGGGTCGGGCTCGGCGCGCTCGGCGTCGTCACCGAGATCGAGCTCGCCTGCCTGCCCGCCTACCGGCTGCGCGCCGTGGAGTCGCCCGACGAGCTCGACGTCGTGCTGCCGCGGATTCAGGAGCACTTCGACGCCCACCGGCACTTCGAGATGTACTGGTTCCCCGGCACGGGGCGGGTGCAGACCAAGGCCAACGACCTCGTGCCCGACGAGGTCGACGAGCCGCTGCCCGAGTGGCGCCGGCGGCTCGACGACGAGCTGCTCTCCAACACGGTCTTCGGCGCCGTCAACCGCGTCCTCGCCCACGCGCCGCGAGCGGTGCTGCCCTTCAACGCCGTTGCCGCCCGGGCGCTGTCGCAGCGCTCCTACACCGCGCCCTCGCACGAGGTCTTCGTCACGCCGCGGACCGTCCGCTTCGTCGAGTCGGAGTACGCCGTCCCGCGCGAGGCGGTCGCCGACGTGCTCACCGACCTGCGGGCGTGGGTCGAGCGTCGGCGCGAGCCGATCAGCTTCCCCGTCGAGGTGCGGGTCGCCGCGCCCGACGACATCTGGCTCTCGACGGGCCACGAGCGGGCCAACGCCTACGTCGCGGTGCACCAGCACGTGCGGGGCGCCGACCCGACGGCCTACTTCGCGGCCTTCGAGGAGATCGTCGCGGCCCACGCGGGGCGCCCGCACTGGGGCAAGCTGCACACCCTCGACGCGGAGCGGCTGGCCGCGCTCTACCCGCGGCACGGCGACTTCGTCGCCCTGCGCGACCGGCTCGACCCAGACCGGATCCTCGCCAACGACTACCTGACGAGGGTCCTCGGCGACTGA
- a CDS encoding NADH-quinone oxidoreductase subunit C — protein sequence MPQEDLTVSPLEWLRAVRDAVDRGYTFFDWLSAVDETDREEHPGLDIVCHLVDPRPTPERDQRTALLRTRVPLGDSLHSITGIFAGAAWHERETHEMFGQDFTGFVDGTGLGLRPLLLPDGFEGTPLRKSFVLASRATRPWPGGKEPGEGHSSKSPSRRRVTAPGVPGPEWGQG from the coding sequence GTGCCCCAGGAGGACCTCACCGTCAGCCCGCTGGAGTGGTTGCGCGCCGTGCGCGACGCCGTGGACCGCGGCTACACCTTCTTCGACTGGCTGAGCGCCGTCGACGAGACCGACCGCGAGGAGCACCCCGGTCTCGACATCGTCTGCCACCTCGTCGACCCGCGCCCGACGCCCGAGCGCGACCAGCGCACCGCGCTCCTGCGCACCCGGGTCCCGCTCGGCGACAGCCTGCACAGCATCACCGGCATCTTCGCCGGCGCCGCGTGGCACGAGCGCGAGACGCACGAGATGTTCGGCCAGGACTTCACCGGCTTCGTCGACGGCACCGGCCTCGGGCTGCGGCCGCTGCTCCTGCCCGACGGCTTCGAGGGCACGCCGCTGCGCAAGTCCTTCGTCCTCGCCTCGCGGGCGACCCGCCCCTGGCCCGGCGGCAAGGAGCCGGGGGAGGGGCACTCGAGCAAGTCGCCGAGCCGCCGCCGCGTCACCGCGCCCGGTGTGCCCGGCCCGGAGTGGGGGCAGGGATGA
- a CDS encoding NADH-quinone oxidoreductase subunit B, producing the protein MKVVLSWGRRYSLWVFNFGLACCAIEFIAASMARHDFIRLGVIPFAPGPRQADLMVVSGTVTDKMAPAIRRLHDQMPEPKYVISFGACSNSGGPYWDSYSVTKGVDQLVPVDVYVPGCPPRPEALLHGILTLQDKIAAESLTTAGMRARYAGHRSAGAGEVRRGLLRRPTKGA; encoded by the coding sequence ATGAAGGTCGTGCTCAGCTGGGGCCGGCGCTACTCCCTCTGGGTCTTCAACTTCGGTCTGGCCTGCTGCGCCATCGAGTTCATCGCCGCGTCGATGGCCCGGCACGACTTCATCCGGCTCGGGGTCATCCCCTTCGCCCCGGGCCCGCGGCAGGCGGACCTCATGGTCGTCTCCGGCACGGTGACGGACAAGATGGCGCCGGCGATCCGCCGCCTGCACGACCAGATGCCCGAGCCCAAGTACGTCATCTCCTTCGGCGCCTGCTCCAACTCCGGTGGCCCCTACTGGGACTCCTACTCCGTGACGAAGGGGGTCGACCAGCTCGTCCCCGTCGACGTCTACGTGCCCGGCTGCCCGCCGCGCCCGGAGGCGCTCCTGCACGGGATCCTCACCCTCCAGGACAAGATCGCCGCGGAGTCGCTGACGACCGCCGGGATGCGGGCGCGCTATGCCGGGCACCGGTCCGCCGGTGCCGGTGAGGTGCGCCGCGGCCTGCTGCGACGACCGACGAAGGGGGCGTGA
- a CDS encoding NADH-quinone oxidoreductase subunit A, whose product MDGYLVVAGTLVVGVLLVVAAYTARRLIAPAAPTRAKLTTYESGVDPVGQDWAQTQVRYLAYAFLYVVFAVDAVYLFPWALVLRSDLGPVSLVEVAIFIGVVLIGLLHAVRRGLLRWT is encoded by the coding sequence GTGGATGGATACCTCGTCGTCGCCGGCACCCTCGTCGTGGGTGTGCTGCTCGTCGTCGCGGCCTACACCGCGCGGCGGCTCATCGCGCCGGCCGCGCCCACCCGAGCCAAGCTGACGACCTACGAGTCGGGCGTCGACCCCGTCGGGCAGGACTGGGCGCAGACCCAGGTGCGCTACCTCGCCTACGCCTTCCTCTACGTCGTCTTCGCCGTCGACGCCGTCTACCTCTTCCCGTGGGCGCTCGTGCTGCGCAGCGACCTCGGCCCGGTGAGCCTCGTCGAGGTCGCGATCTTCATCGGCGTCGTGCTCATCGGCCTCCTCCACGCCGTGCGCCGCGGCCTGCTGCGGTGGACGTGA
- a CDS encoding complex I subunit 1 family protein has translation MSLLEITLRSLASLAAVLVLPLVAGQTEHKVMAHMQGRLGPMYAGGFHGWAQLVADGVKFVQKEDITPAAADRGVFRLAPAVALVPYVIAMALLPIHPGVAAAQVPGSVLLVLAVTGVGVLGTLMAGWASANKYALVGGMRSAAQLLAYELPLVLAVASVAMAAGTLSLAGVVEAWSPWWLLWQLPGAIVFLVAATAELQRPPFDAPIADSEVVMGPWTEYTGLRFAFFMLAEYAGMVVMGLLFGILWLGGWQGPFADHLGWLWTLLKGGLVVLLIIWMRVSWPRLREDQLQRLAWTVLVPLALAQLALTAVGVVMTA, from the coding sequence ATGAGCCTGCTCGAGATCACCCTGCGCTCGCTCGCCTCCCTCGCCGCGGTGCTCGTGCTCCCGCTCGTCGCCGGCCAGACGGAGCACAAGGTCATGGCGCACATGCAGGGCCGGCTCGGCCCGATGTACGCCGGCGGGTTCCACGGCTGGGCCCAGCTCGTCGCCGACGGGGTGAAGTTCGTCCAGAAGGAGGACATCACGCCGGCCGCCGCCGACCGCGGCGTCTTCCGCCTCGCGCCGGCCGTGGCGCTCGTGCCCTATGTCATCGCCATGGCCCTGCTGCCGATCCACCCCGGGGTCGCCGCCGCTCAGGTGCCGGGCAGCGTCCTCCTCGTGCTCGCCGTGACCGGGGTCGGGGTGCTCGGCACCCTCATGGCCGGCTGGGCCAGCGCCAACAAGTACGCCCTCGTGGGCGGGATGCGCTCTGCCGCACAGCTGCTCGCCTACGAGCTGCCGCTCGTCCTGGCCGTCGCCTCGGTGGCCATGGCGGCGGGCACGCTCTCGCTCGCCGGCGTCGTCGAGGCCTGGTCCCCGTGGTGGCTGCTGTGGCAGCTGCCCGGCGCGATCGTCTTCCTCGTGGCCGCGACCGCGGAGCTGCAGCGACCCCCCTTCGACGCACCCATCGCCGACAGCGAGGTCGTCATGGGCCCGTGGACGGAGTACACGGGGCTGCGCTTCGCCTTCTTCATGCTCGCCGAGTACGCCGGCATGGTCGTCATGGGGCTGCTCTTCGGGATCCTGTGGCTCGGCGGCTGGCAGGGCCCCTTCGCCGACCACCTCGGCTGGCTGTGGACCCTGCTCAAGGGCGGCCTCGTCGTCCTGCTCATCATCTGGATGCGGGTGTCGTGGCCGCGGCTGCGCGAGGACCAGCTGCAGCGGCTCGCGTGGACCGTCCTCGTCCCGCTGGCCCTGGCCCAGCTCGCCCTGACCGCCGTGGGAGTGGTGATGACCGCATGA
- a CDS encoding M28 family metallopeptidase produces MRSRTAAATAAAATAALALTTLASSPAQASNPNNSKKMTKAVTVENVHKHLEAFQEIADANDGNRGAGTSGYEASARYVEKTLRDAGYTTERQPFSFVYEEVHSSSLTEISPEARTVDAVEMSYSQPTPDDGVTATLAAPTTAIGCTAGDYAGADVAGKIALVSRGTCSFAEKAIAAKAAGASAVIIYNNAPGTLNGTLGGVEPDSAPATGVTQEEGQNLLAKMAAGPVTMKLVLTKTMEERETFNVIAETTSGRDDNVVMLGAHLDSVGDGPGINDNGSGSAGILETAVQLGKVNKLNNKVRFAWWGAEELGLLGSDHYVADLQENDPAALDDIATYLNFDMIASPNHIIGVYDADESTYEAPVEVPAGSAATEEVFTDYFDGTNQAWVDTEFSGRSDYSAFIAAGVPASGLFTGADGVKTPEEVEKFGGEAGVIYDPNYHTPADDISNVNREALDTMSDAIAHATITLAQSTADINGKTSRGKSGKPAPTVLPEDVDAA; encoded by the coding sequence GTGCGATCACGTACCGCTGCCGCTACCGCGGCCGCCGCGACCGCGGCCCTGGCACTCACCACCCTCGCCAGCAGTCCGGCCCAGGCAAGCAACCCCAACAACAGCAAGAAGATGACGAAGGCCGTCACGGTCGAGAACGTCCACAAGCACCTCGAGGCCTTCCAGGAGATCGCCGACGCCAACGACGGCAACCGCGGCGCCGGGACCTCCGGCTACGAGGCCAGCGCCCGCTACGTCGAGAAGACCCTGCGCGACGCCGGCTACACGACGGAGCGGCAGCCCTTCTCCTTCGTCTACGAGGAGGTCCACTCCTCGAGCCTGACCGAGATCTCGCCCGAGGCACGCACCGTCGACGCCGTCGAGATGTCCTACAGCCAGCCGACGCCCGACGACGGGGTCACGGCCACCCTCGCCGCGCCGACGACGGCCATCGGCTGCACCGCCGGTGACTACGCCGGCGCCGACGTCGCCGGCAAGATCGCGCTCGTCAGCCGCGGCACCTGCTCCTTCGCGGAGAAGGCGATCGCCGCCAAGGCGGCCGGCGCCTCCGCGGTGATCATCTACAACAACGCGCCGGGCACCCTCAACGGCACGCTCGGTGGCGTCGAGCCCGACAGCGCGCCGGCCACCGGCGTCACCCAGGAGGAGGGCCAGAACCTCCTCGCCAAGATGGCCGCCGGCCCGGTGACGATGAAGCTCGTGCTGACCAAGACGATGGAGGAGCGCGAGACCTTCAACGTCATCGCGGAGACCACGAGCGGGCGCGACGACAACGTCGTCATGCTCGGCGCGCACCTCGACAGCGTTGGCGACGGCCCCGGCATCAACGACAACGGTTCCGGCAGCGCCGGCATCCTCGAGACCGCGGTCCAGCTGGGCAAGGTCAACAAGCTCAACAACAAGGTGCGCTTCGCCTGGTGGGGCGCCGAGGAGCTCGGCCTGCTCGGCTCCGACCACTACGTGGCCGACCTGCAGGAAAATGACCCGGCCGCTCTGGACGACATCGCGACCTACCTCAACTTCGACATGATCGCCTCGCCCAACCACATCATCGGGGTCTACGACGCCGACGAGTCGACCTACGAGGCCCCGGTCGAGGTCCCGGCCGGCTCCGCCGCCACCGAAGAGGTCTTCACCGACTACTTCGACGGCACGAACCAGGCGTGGGTCGACACCGAGTTCTCCGGTCGCAGCGACTACTCCGCCTTCATCGCCGCGGGCGTGCCCGCGTCGGGTCTCTTCACCGGCGCCGACGGGGTCAAGACCCCCGAGGAGGTCGAGAAGTTCGGCGGTGAGGCCGGTGTCATCTACGACCCGAACTACCACACCCCCGCTGACGACATCTCCAACGTCAACAGGGAGGCCCTCGACACGATGAGCGATGCGATCGCCCACGCGACGATCACCCTCGCCCAGTCGACGGCGGACATCAACGGCAAGACCAGCCGCGGCAAGTCCGGCAAGCCGGCGCCGACCGTGCTGCCCGAGGACGTCGACGCGGCCTGA
- a CDS encoding alanine racemase, producing the protein MTSFETWDRATKGRSAPFAVVDLDAYDANAADLVRRAGGRPIRVASKSIRVRHLLERALATPGFAGVMAYSLPEALWLVGNGVRDVFVAYPSVDREALAALAGDERALREVSIAVDSAEHVDALRRWLPHGAPVRVVVDVDASLRVGPAHLGVRRSPLRSPRAAAAVATAAQRAGLRVVGLMFYDAQIAGLPDSSPAVRLVKRRSDASLRRRRRAVRAALERAVGPLTIVNGGGTGSLEVTGADPALTELAAGSGLIGPTLFDGYDAFTPQPAVGFALPVVRRPARDVVTCFSGGYIASGPAGDSRVPTPVHPAGLSLVGTEGAGEVQTPVRGKAARDLAIGDRVWWRHAKAGELAERFAEYVVISGGEVVDVVPTYRGEGKCFG; encoded by the coding sequence GTGACGAGCTTCGAGACGTGGGACCGGGCGACGAAGGGGAGGTCCGCCCCCTTCGCCGTCGTGGACCTCGATGCCTACGACGCCAATGCCGCCGACCTCGTGCGGCGGGCCGGTGGCCGCCCGATCCGGGTGGCGAGCAAGTCGATCCGGGTGCGCCACCTGCTCGAGCGGGCCCTGGCGACGCCCGGCTTCGCCGGGGTGATGGCCTACTCGCTGCCCGAGGCGCTGTGGCTCGTCGGGAACGGCGTGCGCGACGTCTTCGTCGCCTACCCGAGCGTCGACCGCGAGGCGCTCGCCGCGCTCGCCGGCGACGAGCGGGCGCTGCGGGAGGTGAGCATCGCCGTCGACTCGGCCGAGCACGTCGACGCGCTGCGCCGGTGGCTGCCGCACGGCGCCCCGGTGCGGGTCGTCGTCGACGTCGACGCCTCGCTGCGGGTCGGGCCGGCCCACCTCGGGGTGCGGCGCAGCCCCCTTCGCTCCCCGCGGGCCGCCGCGGCCGTGGCGACCGCTGCACAGCGTGCCGGGCTGCGGGTCGTCGGCCTGATGTTCTACGACGCCCAGATCGCCGGGCTGCCCGACAGCTCGCCGGCCGTGCGTCTGGTCAAGCGGCGCAGCGATGCCTCGCTGCGGCGCCGTCGCCGGGCCGTGCGGGCCGCCCTCGAGCGGGCCGTCGGCCCGCTGACGATCGTCAACGGCGGCGGCACCGGCTCGCTCGAGGTGACCGGCGCCGACCCCGCGCTCACCGAGCTGGCCGCCGGGTCGGGGCTCATCGGGCCGACCCTCTTCGACGGCTACGACGCCTTCACCCCGCAGCCCGCGGTCGGCTTCGCGCTGCCCGTCGTGCGCCGCCCGGCCCGCGACGTCGTCACCTGCTTCTCCGGTGGCTACATCGCCTCCGGCCCCGCGGGCGACTCCCGGGTACCGACCCCGGTGCACCCCGCCGGGCTCTCGCTCGTCGGGACCGAGGGTGCCGGTGAGGTGCAGACTCCGGTGCGCGGCAAGGCTGCTCGCGACCTGGCGATCGGTGACCGGGTGTGGTGGCGGCATGCCAAGGCCGGCGAGCTCGCCGAGCGCTTCGCCGAGTACGTCGTCATCAGCGGAGGAGAGGTGGTCGACGTCGTGCCGACCTACCGCGGCGAAGGGAAGTGCTTCGGATGA
- a CDS encoding DUF4870 domain-containing protein, with protein sequence MSEHPQLPPQQGFPGRTPPPPAYTPAPMSPTEERNLGMIAHLVPAVLLPLSAGTLGFVGSLVIYLVYKDRGPFVRAHAANSLNVQIITAILLLASSVLMLLLVGFILYPLVIVVATVIHVLGAVKANNGEWWTPPMTPQLVK encoded by the coding sequence ATGAGCGAGCACCCGCAGCTCCCGCCCCAGCAGGGCTTCCCCGGCCGGACCCCCCCGCCGCCTGCCTACACGCCGGCCCCGATGTCACCGACCGAGGAGCGCAACCTCGGCATGATCGCCCACCTCGTGCCGGCCGTGCTGCTGCCGCTGAGCGCCGGCACCCTCGGCTTCGTCGGGTCGCTCGTCATCTACCTCGTCTACAAGGACCGCGGCCCCTTCGTGCGGGCGCACGCGGCCAACAGCCTCAACGTGCAGATCATCACCGCGATCCTGCTGCTCGCCTCGAGCGTGCTCATGCTGCTGCTCGTCGGCTTCATCCTCTACCCGCTCGTCATCGTCGTCGCGACCGTCATCCACGTGCTCGGTGCGGTCAAGGCCAACAACGGCGAGTGGTGGACCCCGCCGATGACGCCGCAGCTGGTCAAGTGA